A stretch of Saccharomyces eubayanus strain FM1318 chromosome III, whole genome shotgun sequence DNA encodes these proteins:
- the KCC4 gene encoding serine/threonine protein kinase: MAMVKPSNSIGPWRLGETLGFGSTGRVHLAQHERTGHKTAVKVISKTIFNTGDDGAGPFALPYNIEREIVVMKLLSHPNVLSLYDVWETNNNLYLILEYAEKGELFNLLVDRGPLPEREAVKCFRQIVIAISYCHALGIVHRDLKPENLLLDSDYNIKIADFGMAALQTDAALLETSCGSPHYAAPEIVSGLPYRGFASDVWSCGVILFALLTGRLPFDEDNGNVRDLLLKVQRGQFEMPDDTEISKDAQNLIGKILVVDPTQRMKTRDILTHPLLKKHQTIKDSQSIRNLPRENTYLYPLADVNNHTNATIDDSILQNLVVLWHGTPADEIVANLKANGTNTEKTLYALLYRFKQEANKRSRHKIKKTKNKTRNALLSTSSPSSHNRLSESTPRRRTAKRRSVNFSSSKKRSSFILASNSNNGSPIPSRSSKRTPFLNTASGNVPPMPVKLLNSYKRNSKRSSKRLSYMPNVKRGSLTSNSLSKYTGLIDEDDWEYIEKDTKRTSSDFATLIDEIFEPEKFELARKEKAELQRKVQEAKRHKLYIAKTDQENGVVTGEFDGMGELKKINNKVSSPLMNYEYSQQELLQDINTLLTNRCQLSAYTRPISKLDPGLMPVPETMPHDIKEKTDLLLDTEMKILETIRKSKILGPSSNLRKEVPQDRDRLPPVEESPIVSTTPLMYNNDPKEVCKISDIQVPHFTRKSKFFTNTNNRRSVLSLYSSRHSFKGLSQLLDSEDPSTNPYSHNSGPVGEEIDLTEDIANMKNIDNNINNKNNNNRLYDVSESAILLPGNNDNNNDDDDVVADDDDNYDYDNDNDNDNDNDNDNDNDNDSQSIQSSMSNNTEPTTFVKLPSLNSFQRKNASGLGIYQREPSNKSLPEVAINVEDIDEDGENEKGKEIQYENVTTTISNSNIKKNVNTKDTVRESSNVSFLKKFSKGKILELEIHVKIPAERLFEGLHKLLEGWKQYGLKNLRFDTPNMIITGKLVNDNILSLRSTLFEIIVLPNGDDRSLIKFNKKTGSTKTLKKLGYEIQIVLQKEGVLDS, translated from the coding sequence ATGGCTATGGTGAAACCCTCGAACAGTATAGGACCCTGGAGGCTTGGTGAAACGCTGGGATTCGGCAGCACTGGCAGGGTCCACCTGGCGCAGCACGAGCGCACGGGCCACAAGACCGCCGTCAAAGTGATTTCGAAGACCATCTTCAACACCGGAGACGATGGCGCCGGTCCTTTTGCGTTGCCTTACAACATTGAGCGCGAAATCGTCGTCATGAAGCTGTTGAGCCACCCAAACGTCCTGAGCCTTTACGACGTCTGGGAaaccaacaacaatctATACCTTATCCTGGAGTACGCGGAGAAAGGCGAGCTGTTCAACTTGCTGGTGGACCGCGGACCCTTGCCCGAAAGAGAGGCCGTCAAGTGCTTCAGACAGATTGTCATAGCGATCTCGTACTGCCATGCGCTGGGCATAGTACACCGCGATCTGAAGCCGGAAAACCTTCTGCTCGACAGTGACTACAACATCAAAATCGCTGATTTTGGCATGGCCGCTCTGCAGACCGACGCAGCCCTGCTAGAGACCTCCTGCGGCTCCCCTCACTACGCTGCCCCCGAGATCGTATCGGGTCTGCCGTACAGGGGGTTTGCTAGCGACGTTTGGTCTTGCGGTGTGATTCTTTTTGCCCTGTTGACGGGCAGATTGCCCTTTGACGAAGACAATGGCAACGTGAGAGATCTGCTGTTGAAAGTTCAGAGAGGCCAGTTCGAAATGCCCGATGACACTGAAATTTCCAAGGACGCACAGAACCTGATCGGCAAAATCCTTGTCGTAGACCCCACACAACGAATGAAAACAAGAGACATCCTAACACATCCGCTGCtgaaaaaacatcaaacCATCAAGGACTCGCAAAGTATCAGAAACCTGCCCCGCGAGAACACGTACTTGTACCCGCTAGCAGACGTAAACAACCATACCAATGCCACCATCGATGACTCGATCTTGCAGAACTTGGTGGTGCTATGGCACGGTACGCCTGCAGACGAAATCGTAGCCAATTTGAAAGCCAACGGAACCAACACAGAGAAAACCCTATATGCGCTGTTGTACCGTTTCAAACAGGAAGCAAATAAAAGAAGTCGCCAcaagatcaaaaaaactaaaaataaaactaGAAACGCATTGCTATCAACATCATCGCCATCATCACACAACCGACTTTCCGAATCCACGCCCCGCAGACGTACGGCTAAAAGGCGTTCCGTAAACTTTTCATCCAGCAAGAAGAGGTCCTCTTTCATACTCGCCTCCAATTCCAACAATGGTTCTCCAATACCTTCAAGAAGCAGCAAAAGAACTCCGTTTCTCAACACGGCGTCTGGGAACGTTCCGCCAATGCCAGTGAAACTCTTGAATTCCTACAAGCGAAATTCCAAACGATCAAGCAAAAGACTGTCCTACATGCCCAATGTGAAAAGAGGTTCACTGACGTCGAACTCGCTATCAAAATATACCGGCCTGAtagacgaagatgattgGGAGTACATCGAGAAGGACACGAAACGAACAAGCTCGGATTTCGCTACGCTGATAGACGAAATATTTGAACCTGAGAAATTCGAACTGgcaagaaaggaaaaagcCGAACTCCAAAGGAAAGTACAAGAAGCCAAGAGACACAAACTATACATTGCTAAGACCGACCAAGAAAACGGGGTTGTAACTGGAGAATTTGATGGAATGGGAgagttgaagaaaatcaataataaaGTCTCATCACCCTTGATGAACTATGAGTATTCACAACAGGAACTGTTGCAAGACATAAACACCTTACTCACCAACCGTTGTCAACTCTCCGCATACACCAGACCCATTTCAAAACTAGATCCCGGTTTGATGCCCGTACCTGAAACAATGCCCCACGatataaaggaaaaaacagACTTGTTATTGGACACagaaatgaagatattaGAAACAATACGCAAATCCAAAATTCTAGGCCCGTCATCAAACCTCAGAAAAGAGGTACCGCAAGACAGAGATAGGCTGCCACCTGTAGAAGAATCACCCATCGTTTCAACAACGCCCTTGATGTATAACAACGATCCAAAAGAAGTCTGCAAGATATCCGATATTCAAGTCCCACATTTCAcgagaaaatcaaaattttttaccAACACAAATAACAGGCGGTCTGTGTTATCTTTGTATTCTTCGAGACATTCATTCAAGGGCTTGAGCCAGCTTTTGGATAGCGAAGATCCCAGTACAAACCCGTATTCACATAACAGTGGACCAGTGggtgaagaaattgatttaACCGAAGATATTGCCAACATGAAGAACATCgacaataatattaataataaaaataacaataatagaTTATACGACGTTTCAGAAAGCGCCATTTTACTACCAGgaaataatgataataataacgatgatgacgatgttgttgctgatgatgatgataattaTGATTAtgacaatgacaatgacaatgacaatgacaatgacaatgacaatgacaatgacaatgacTCACAATCAATTCAATCATCAATGTCGAATAACACAGAACCTACTACATTTGTGAAACTTCCATCCTTAAACTCTTTCCAGAGGAAAAACGCCAGTGGATTGGGTATTTACCAAAGAGAGCCTTCCAATAAGTCTTTGCCAGAAGTTGCTATTAACGTCGAAGACATTGATGAAGACGGAGAAAAtgagaaaggaaaagaaattcagTACGAAAATGTTACCACGACTATATCAAACAGCAacataaagaaaaacgtCAACACCAAAGATACAGTAAGAGAATCCTCTAACGTTTCATTCCTGAAGAAGTTCTCCAAGGGTAAAATTCTAGAGCTAGAAATACACGTCAAAATACCGGCCGAGAGACTCTTTGAGGGCCTGCATAAATTACTGGAAGGCTGGAAGCAATACggattgaaaaatttgagaTTTGATACCCCCAATATGATTATCACTGGGAAATTAGTAAATGACAATATCTTATCCTTAAGATCCACGCTTTTTGAGATAATAGTCTTACCAAACGGAGACGATCGAAGTTTGattaaattcaataaaaaaacaggcTCAACCAAAACTCTAAAGAAACTCGGTTACGAAATTCAAATCGTTTTACAAAAAGAGGGTGTCTTGGATAGctga
- the LEU2 gene encoding 3-isopropylmalate dehydrogenase, with amino-acid sequence MSTTKKIVVLPGDHVGQEITEEAIKVLKAISDVRSNVKFDFEYHLIGGAAIDATGVPLTDEALEASKKADAVLLGAVGGPKWGTGSVRPEQGLLKIRKELQLYANLRPCNFASESLLELSPIKPQFARGTDFVVVRELVGGIYFGKRKEDDGDGVAWDSEQYTVPEVQRITRMAAFMALQHQPPLPIWSLDKANVLASSRLWRKTVEETIKNEFPTLKVQHQLIDSAAMILVKNPTQLNGIIITSNMFGDIISDEASCIPGSLGLLPSASLASLPDKNTAFGLYEPCHGSAPDLPKNKVNPIATILSAAMMLKLSLNMSAEGQAIEDAVKKVLDAGIRTGDLGGSNSTTEVGDAVAKEVKKILA; translated from the coding sequence ATGTCTACTACTAAGAAAATCGTCGTTCTGCCAGGTGACCATGTTGGTCAAGAAATCACTGAGGAAGCCATTAAGGTTCTCAAAGCCATTTCTGACGTTCGTTCCAATGTTAAATTCGATTTCGAATACCACTTAATTGGTGGTGCTGCTATCGATGCCACAGGTGTCCCACTTACTGATGAGGCGCTAGAAGCTTCCAAGAAGGCAGATGCCGTTTTGTTGGGTGCTGTGGGTGGTCCTAAATGGGGGACCGGTAGTGTTAGACCCGAACAAGGTTTACTAAAAATCCGTAAGGAACTTCAATTGTACGCCAATTTGAGACCATGTAACTTTGCATCTGAGTCTCTATTAGAATTATCTCCAATCAAGCCACAATTTGCTAGAGGCACTGACTTCGTTGTTGTTAGAGAACTAGTCGGAGGTATCTACTTCGGTAAGAGAAAGGAAGACGATGGTGACGGTGTTGCTTGGGACAGTGAACAATACACCGTGCCTGAAGTGCAAAGAATTACAAGAATGGCTGCGTTCATGGCACTACAACACCAACCACCATTACCTATCTGGTCCTTGGATAAAGCCAATGTTTTGGCCTCATCAAGACTATGGAGAAAGACTGTAGAGGAAACTATCAAGAACGAATTCCCAACACTAAAGGTCCAACATCAATTGATTGATTCTGCTGCCATGATTTTAGTCAAGAACCCAACTCAATTGAATGGTATTATAATCACCAGTAACATGTTTGGTGATATCATTTCCGATGAAGCTTCTTGTATTCCTGGTTCATTGGGTTTGTTGCCATCTGCCTCCTTAGCTTCTTTGCCAGACAAGAACACTGCCTTCGGTTTATATGAACCATGTCATGGTTCAGCCCCAGATTTGCCAAAGAACAAAGTTAACCCTATTGCCACCATTTTATCTGCTGCTATGATGTTGAAATTATCACTAAATATGTCTGCAGAAGGTCAAGCCATTGAAGATGCTGTCAAAAAGGTTCTAGATGCTGGAATTAGAACTGGTGATTTGGGTGGTTCAAACAGTACCACCGAAGTCGGTGATGCTGTTGCCAAAGAAGTTAAAAAGATTCTTGCCTAA
- the NFS1 gene encoding cysteine desulfurase gives MLKLSTARSVTRLSQLYNVPAATYRLKGSACLANMRFYSPPAAGVNLDDTFSLETHTDIQAAAKAQASARASASGTTPDAVVASGSTAMSHAYQENTGFGTRPIYLDMQATTPTDPRVLDTILKFYTGLYGNPHSNTHSYGWETNTAVENARAHVAKMINADPKEIIFTSGATESNNMVLKGVPRFYKKTKKHLITTRTEHKCVLEAARAMMKEGFEVTYLNVNDQGLIDLKELEAAIRPBTCLVSVMAVNNEIGVIQPIKEIGAICRKNKIYFHTDAAQAYGKIPMDVNEMNIDLLSISSHKIYGPKGIGAIYVRRRPRVRLEPLLSGGGQERGLRSGTLAPPLVAGFGEAARLMKEEFDNDQAHIKRLSDKLVNGLLSAEHTTLNGSPDHRYPGCINVSFAYVEGESLLMALRDIALSSGSACTSASLEPSYVLHALGKDDALAHSSIRFGIGRFSTEEEVDYVVKAVADRVKFLRELSPLWEMVQEGIDLNSIKWSGH, from the coding sequence ATGTTGAAATTATCTACTGCAAGGTCGGTTACGAGACTATCTCAACTCTATAATGTTCCGGCCGCCACGTATAGGCTAAAGGGTTCTGCCTGTCTGGCTAATATGAGGTTTTATTCTCCCCCCGCAGCAGGTGTAAATTTGGACGATACCTTTTCACTAGAAACCCATACGGATATCCAGGCTGCTGCAAAGGCACAGGCTAGTGCCCGTGCTAGTGCATCAGGAACTACTCCTGATGCCGTAGTGGCCTCTGGAAGTACTGCCATGAGTCATGCTTATCAAGAGAACACTGGATTTGGTACCCGTCCTATATATCTTGACATGCAAGCCACAACCCCAACAGACCCTAGGGTTTTAGACACCATTTTAAAGTTCTACACAGGACTTTATGGTAATCCTCATTCCAACACTCACTCTTACGGTTGGGAAACTAATACTGCCGTTGAGAACGCTAGAGCCCATGTGGCCAAGATGATTAACGCTGACCCCAAGGAAATAATATTCACCTCGGGTGCCACCGAGTCTAATAACATGGTTCTTAAAGGTGTTCCAAGATTCTATaaaaagaccaagaaaCACCTCATCACCACTAGAACAGAACACAAGTGTGTTTTGGAAGCTGCAAGAGCCATGATGAAAGAAGGGTTTGAAGTCACTTACTTGAACGTGAACGATCAAGGGCTTATCGATTTGAAGGAATTAGAAGCTGCTATTAGACCARATACATGCCTTGTCTCTGTGATGGCTGTCAATAATGAAATTGGTGTTATTCAACccatcaaagaaatcgGGGCCATCTGTaggaagaacaagatcTATTTCCACACGGACGCCGCACAGGCTTACGGTAAAATCCCTATGGATGTTAATGAAATGAACATCGATCTATTATCCATTTCGTCCCATAAGATATATGGTCCAAAGGGTATCGGTGCCATCTAtgtaagaagaagaccaagAGTTAGACTAGAACCATTGCTATCCGGTGGTGGCCAAGAAAGAGGTTTAAGATCAGGAACTTTAGCACCTCCATTGGTAGCAGGGTTCGGTGAAGCTGCAAGACTAATGAAAGAGGAATTTGACAACGATCAAGCACACATCAAGAGGTTATCTGACAAACTAGTCAACGGTTTGTTATCTGCCGAGCATACTACATTGAATGGATCTCCCGATCATCGTTATCCAGGTTGTATTAACGTTTCATTTGCCTATGTGGAAGGTGAGTCTCTATTAATGGCACTAAGAGATATCGCATTATCCTCAGGTTCAGCCTGTACGTCTGCTTCCTTAGAACCTTCTTATGTTCTACATGCATTGGGTAAGGATGATGCTTTGGCTCATTCTTCCATCAGGTTTGGTATCGGTAGATTCAGTACCGAGGAGGAAGTCGACTATGTCGTTAAGGCCGTTGCTGATAGAGTAAAGTTTTTGAGGGAACTTTCACCATTGTGGGAAATGGTCCAAGAAGGTATCGATCTAAATTCTATTAAATGGTCAGGTCATTGa